A window of Nicotiana tabacum cultivar K326 chromosome 24, ASM71507v2, whole genome shotgun sequence contains these coding sequences:
- the LOC107767631 gene encoding uncharacterized protein LOC107767631 isoform X1: MNAIIGLMGEVSPNINLPGDYYKAKKLVSKLGLSSTKIDCCEKSCMLYHKDDAALEACKFCGLSRFKKVTNAKAKKVPIKRMHYLPIIPRLKRLYVSLSSAPHMRWHYKNRRAPSVLCHPSDGEAGKHFDRMYPDFANKPRNIRLGLCANGFTPFSVSAAPYSCWPIFVTPYNLPPEMCMTSPYLFLTSIVPDPSNPKSLIDVYLQSLIDELKLLWHEGVDTSDVSTKQNFKLRAALMWSINDFSANGILSGWSTAGRLACSCCIEDTKAFTLKHGGKNTWFDCHRRFLPMDHGFRRNNSAFMKNRIDYDEPPTILSGEKIWERVKNLPKVTESPLLKLPGYGVVHNWTKQSIFWELLIGSIIFFDITWMSCILKRTSLIIYFIL; this comes from the coding sequence ATGAATGCTATAATTGGGCTTATGGGTGAAGTTAGTCCGAACATTAACTTACCTGGTGATTACTATAAGGCTAAGAAGttagtttctaagttaggactttcctCAACAaaaattgattgttgtgaaaaaagtTGTATGTTATATCATAAAGATGATGCGGCTCTAGAAGCGTGCAAATTTTGTGGATTGTCTCGTTTTAAGAAAGTCACAAATGCCAAAGCGAAGAAAGTTCCAATTAAGAGGATGCATTACTTACCtattatacctaggttaaagaggttgtaTGTATCATTGAGTTCCGCTCCTCATATGAGGTGGCATTACAAAAATAGAAGGGCGCCTAGTGTtttgtgtcatccttcagatggagaagcggGGAAGCATTTTGATAGGATGTATCCTGACTTCGCTAATAAACCAAGAAATATTAGGTTGGGTTTGTGTGCAAATGGATTCACTCCTTTTTCTGTCTCTGCTGCACCATATTCGTGTTGGCCTATTTTTGTTACACCGTATAATCTTCCACCAGAGATGTGTATGACAAGTCCATATTTATTTCTAACTAGCATAGTTCCGGATCCAAGTAATccaaaaagtttgattgatgtatatttgcagtctttgattgatgagctaaagtTGTTGTGGCATGAAGGTGTTGACACATCCGACGTATCAACTAAACAAAACTTTAAATTGCGTGCCGCTTTGATGTGGAGTATTAATGACTTTTCTGCTAATGGAATATTATCTGGATGGTCGACTGCCGGAAGGTTAGCTTGTTCTTGCTGTATAGAAGACACAAAAgcattcactttgaaacatggaggtaagaacacatggtttGACTGTCACCGTCGATTTTTGCCAATGGATCATGGGTTCAGGAGAAATAATAGTGCATTTATGAAAAATCGAATTGATTATGATGAGCCACCAACAATCTTGTCGGGGgagaaaatttgggagagggttaAGAATTTACCTAAGGTAACAGAGTCTCCATTGCTTAAACTACCTGGTTATGGTGTTGTGCATAATTGGACTAAACAgagcatattttgggagttacttatTGGAAGCATAATCTTCTTCGACATAACTtggatgtcatgcatattgaaaAGAACTTCTTTGATAATTTATTTCATACTGTAA
- the LOC107767631 gene encoding uncharacterized protein LOC107767631 isoform X3 — MPSSFSQPARYSSMPSSKFTPLSHGVPSSSYPVLPSSSSPVIRSSSSSSIRSSFSPIIHSSSSSSMLSSFSQPAIHSSIPSSQFTPSSSPSISRPHIGVNSNSTSPYTGSDTATQTSTRRQDPPNVGKYDDLRRLIIVSDGAGFYPPQATKAVVESMCSFYHAPWRFCSEVPTHVRDRMFAEFRMKCAWSRDSEAEVRAVFFKNCSDRLCDMLRTARESKKRPNWILDDIWVKLLEYWNSPEFEKNSA; from the exons ATGCCCTCATCATTTAGTCAGCCTGCTAGGTACTCTTCCATGCCTTCGTCTAAATTCACTCCACTTTCGCATGGCGTACCCTCATCGTCTTACCCTGTCCTACCATCATCATCTTCTCCGGTCATTCGTTCATCATCTTCCTCTAGCATTCGATCATCATTTTCCCCAATCATTCACTCATCATCTTCCTCTAGCATGCTTTCATCATTTAGTCAGCCTGCTATCCACTCTTCCATACCTTCGTCTCAATTCACTCCGTCTTCATCTCCCAGCATTTCTAGGCCACATATTGGAGTCAATAGTAATTCGACATCCCCATACACTGGTAGTGATACAGCTACACAGACTTCTACACGAAGGCAGGATCCTCCAAATGTTGGAAAATATGATGATCTTCGGAGGTTGATTATTGTGTCCGATGGAGCGGG TTTTTATCCTCCTCAAGCTACGAAAGCCGTGGTTGAATCAATGTGTTCGTTTTATCACGCACCATGGAGATTCTGTTCAGAAGTTCCAACTCACGTTAGGGACAGAATGTTTGCTGAATTTAgg ATGAAGTGTGCATGGTCACGCGATTCTGAGGCTGAGGTACGAGCCGTTTTCTTTAAGAATTGTTCTGATAGGTTGTGTGATATGCTTCGAACTGCTCGAGAAAGTAAAAAGAGGCCAAATTGGATTCTTGATGATATATGGGTTAAACTTCTTGAGTATTGGAACTCTCCGGAATTTGAGAAAAATAGCGCCTAG
- the LOC107767631 gene encoding uncharacterized protein LOC107767631 isoform X2, producing the protein MSFRHDISSCDRPNTRRRRRRQKDKQPSLRLLLYSPNLIQAWDFGQIGMTMKVIMILWHRLYPYSINPVEVLRSIKKEIGSEWRKSRLQHMYSSIAPKFNNFTNSYFVSVFGHTSSQHIPGFRPGVPSLSSYTVMSSSSSPVIPSLSSSGIQSSFSQSFIHHLPLVCPRHLVSLLGTLTCLRLNPLHFRMAYPHNLTLSFHHHLLRSFVHHLLQACPHHLVSLLGTLPCLRLNSLHFRMAYPHRLTLSYHHHLLRSFVHHLPLAFDHHFPQSFTHHLPLACFHHLVSLLSTLPYLRLNSLRLHLPAFLGHILESIVIRHPHTLVVIQLHRLLHEGRILQMLENMMIFGG; encoded by the exons ATGTCATTTCGACACGACATTAGCAGTTGCGACCGACCAAATACTCGGCGTCGTCGCCGGCGACAAAAGGATAAACAACCATCACTTCGACTACTACTATATTCTCCAAATCTAATACAAGCTTGGGATTTCG GACAAATCGGCATGACGATGAAGGTGATAATGATCCTTTGGCACCGCCTatatccatattcaatcaacccgGTAGAAGTTCTAAGAAGTATCAAAAAAGAAATTGGATCGGAATGGAGAAAAAGTCGGCTACAACACATGTATAGCTCAATTGCCCCGAAGTTCAACAATTTTACAA ACAGTTATTTTGTGAGTGTGTTTGGCCATACATCTTCCCAACACATACCTGGATTTAGGCCTGGCGTACCCTCATTATCATCTTACACAGTCATGTCATCATCATCTTCTCCGGTTATTCCTTCATTATCTTCCTCTGGCATTCAATCATCATTTTCCCAATCATTCATTCATCATCTTCCTCTGGTATGCCCTCGTCATTTAGTCAGCCTGCTAGGTACTCTTACATGCCTTCGTCTAAATCCACTCCACTTTCGCATGGCATACCCTCATAATCTTACCCTGTCCTTCCATCATCATCTTCTCCGGTCATtcgttcatcatcttcttcaggcATGCCCTCATCATTTAGTCAGCCTGCTAGGTACTCTTCCATGCCTTCGTCTAAATTCACTCCACTTTCGCATGGCGTACCCTCATCGTCTTACCCTGTCCTACCATCATCATCTTCTCCGGTCATTCGTTCATCATCTTCCTCTAGCATTCGATCATCATTTTCCCCAATCATTCACTCATCATCTTCCTCTAGCATGCTTTCATCATTTAGTCAGCCTGCTATCCACTCTTCCATACCTTCGTCTCAATTCACTCCGTCTTCATCTCCCAGCATTTCTAGGCCACATATTGGAGTCAATAGTAATTCGACATCCCCATACACTGGTAGTGATACAGCTACACAGACTTCTACACGAAGGCAGGATCCTCCAAATGTTGGAAAATATGATGATCTTCGGAGGTTGA